The window TGCCGCTTTCTGTTGCAGAGCGTAAACTACTACAAGCCATGTACGATGGCAGTGGTAAATATGCCGATATGGAAGAAGCAGAACGTAAAGCGCTTGCTGAAAGCACATTCTTACCACGTCCAAAGCGTACACTGAACAGTAACCAATATACGTTAGACGCGCGAGTGGATATTCCAGTTGACAACTTACTTGGCGACCACGTGTTTGTTGTGGGCGGTCAGTGGGTTGATGGTGAATTACAAGATGGCGTATTTGGCATGGAGTCTGGCGTTGCTCAAGGCGTTCAGGAACACCAAATGTACTCGCTATTTGTAGAAGATAACTGGAGCCTGAGCGATCCTCTAACAGTTACAGTGGGTGTCCGTCATGATAACCACGATGTATTCGGTAGCCAACTTTCTCCGCGTCTATACGGTGTGTATGAGCTGTCTGACGATTGGACAGTAAAAGGCGGGATCAGCACCGGTTATAAAACGCCACAAACGACTGACCTATACAATGGTATTACCGGCTTTGGTGGTCAAGGTACGTCGCCGTTTGCTGGTAACCCAGATCTTGAACCAGAAACTAGTGTAAACAACGAAGTAGCATTGTATTGGACGCACCCAACAGAGAACCACAATTTTAATATCACTTACTTCTCAACAGAGTTTGACGATAAAATCGCCCGTGGTGACACCATCAAGAGCTGCTCTGCAACCAATGGTGTAAAACCATGCGTGAATTTGGGCGTATACGACGAGCTTGGTTACGATACTTACAGCCAAAAAATCAATATCGACAAAGTTGAGATCCAAGGTATTGAGCTTGCAGGTCGTTACCAGTTCACAGATGCAGTTTCACTTTACGCGAACTACACTTGGACTGACAGCGAGCAGAAGAGCGGCCCTCAAGAAGGTCAACCACTAACCAATACCGCTGAGCACATGGCAAATGCCACAGTAAACTGGCAAGTAACAGACGAGTTTTCACTGACGCTAAATGCTGAAATGCGCTCTGATCGTTACCGTGGCTGGGACAATAACCTAGACAAAGCCATGTACTACAAAAACTACAACCTACTGCACTTAGGTGCTAAATACACCTTTAACGATAATGTCACTGTGTTTGCGCGTATCAATAACTTATTGGATGAAGACTTTACGTCTTATAGCACAGATTACAGCGACTTAAACGGCGATGGTAAATACGAATACCTAAGCGGCCGTGGTGTGGTAAGCGAAGTGGTATTTAGTGATGACTACAATGTAAAAGACAAAGCCCGCAATATTTGGTTTGGTGTCAACGTGACGTTTTAATACCCATGTAAAGCATTAAAAAGTCAAAGGAGGCGCAATTTGCACCTCCTTTTACACTCTAAGTGCTATGACAAGCATACCTACCGTATATTCACCTTTATCTTTACTCGATGTACGATTTATTTGGTGTCTTAGCTTGTATAGGAGTGATGCACGCAGTGCGTAGGGATAACTTTCCTTGACTTTGCTTAGAAGTTGCTCAAGTGCAAACCGATTATTGTATTCAGTAGTCTCTTCGGGGGTCATCAAATTTAAAGATACAATCGCTGTTTTTTCTAGTCGAAGAGCCGTTTCCTTTGCTAATTTTTTTACGTTAATGCTATTAAGTTGTTCCTTCGCGGAGTTGAGTTTGCTCTCAATCTTTTTAATCACATTCGAAGCTGGGCCATGCAACTTTACTCGAGCTCCTTTTAACTCACATAACTCAATGTATTTTTTATTTATAAGTGCTAAATCCAGTCGTCCAAATCCGTTTGCTCTAGGCACTTGTACTTCCGCGCTTGGTGTATAAGAGACTTGTTTATCTTTGTAAGCTTCAAATGCAGCATGATAAAAAACGGGTGTGAGAGTAATTTCTTTACCTGAGGATGGGAGCATAAAGCAGGGGATATTGTGATTGTCTATATAGGTTTCATTGATGGTTTGTAGAGCATTGAGAATAATGGGGCGTAAATGAGTAAGTTCAGAGTAGTTTGGTGCAGTAATTTTGATCTCTGAACTGGGGTCATTAGGTGTTGTTATCGTTTGCATCGGAATTATCCTTTCCTGATTTTTGTAACTTTTGTTGTAAATACATAACGGTAAATTGTTTTTGTTAATATTGAAAGCTTTACTAATAAAATTTAGAGAGCAATAAGTGCGAATTTATAGGCTAGCTGACGTGGTTCCAAGGGCGGTCAACGCACGATACGTATCATAAGCAAACTGGTCGGTCATACCGCTAATAAAATCTTGAATGAGACGGCAGCGATAATAAAACTCAAAAATCGGCTCGTCTTGCTCTGCGTCACTAAGCTTCGCCAAGGTCTCGCGGTATACCGCAACATACTTTTTGGAAATCCGATTAATCAATCGCGACTCTATCGCAAAGTCATGGTCGCCATTTAATGCTGCGTTAAATTCATCAGCGTCTAAGTCAAGCACTCGCTGATATTCGTTCAATATGCTGCTGGTGATCTTATAACCTTGAAGCTCCAACTGCTCGACTTCTTTATTCGAAAATACCTTGTTGGCCGCCACCGTTTTCAATGACTTTACAATGGCATGAAGATGGCTATTATCTTCCAGTAACGAAGCGTTAAAACTCCCTTCGTAGATCGCATCAATATTATCGATAAAACGCGTTTTGGCATGTTCAGCAAGCGGGTGTAGCAACCCCACGCGGAGCCAAATAAAAAATTCATTATCAAAATTCGCCATATGCTTGCTGGCTTTGTCATTGGCATAGTGCAGCTTTTTACTCATAAGCTCTAACAGCTTGTCATCGGTGATCCCAAATCCTGCGGCGATATTTTGATATTCCTCTATTAAACAGCCCGTTAACTCATCTACGCTAATAATGCCTTTTTCTACAGCGTCTTCCATATCAGCAAGGCAATAAGCAATATCGTCAGCCGCTTCCATGATATAAGTCACCGGGTGGCGATTACCCACTTGGATCTGCAATTTGTCGCACAGTTCACTGACAAAACCACTTTCACTAAAATAGTATCCTGCTTTCTTTTGCAGATAAGATTTATCAATGGCTACGGTTGATTTAGGTGTGGTTGCGCAGCGGGTATATTTCATCACAGTGGCACACTGTGAATAGGTAAGATTAAGGCGAGAAAGCGTATGAATAACGCGAATAGCTTGGGCGTTACCCTCAAAACTACAAATATCGAGCAGTAACTCCATTTCTTGATTCAGCACCGCCAGATCAGACGCTTTGCTCTCCTTTGAGCCATACCTAAGCGCCGCCCGAGCACTTTTTGCAAACTGTTGATGCTGGCTCAAATAGCGCTTAAACCAATCATTGATAGCGGCCTCGCCAAAGTGACCAAACGCAGGGTTACCAATATCGTGCATCAAACAGGCCATTTCTGACAGGGTGACCAAACACTCAGACAAATCCACCTGCTGGCCGTTTTTATCTTCATATTGCAGTAAATCTTGCCTACCTTGTTGCACTAGTGCATCAACAATTTTTTTAGCAATGTAACGGCCGTTTTGCTGCACCTCCAGCGAGTGCGTTAAACGCGAACGCACCGCTGCATTACGCTCAAGCGGAAACACTTGAGTTTTTTGTTGCAGCCGCCTAAGCGCAGCACTGTTGATAATACGCCCGCGGTCACTTTCAAGACTACTTGCCTCACTGCCACCGGTATTATAAGAACGCTCGTTTGTTATTTTATTTTTAAAGTGCATGCGACTTTCCTGTTGAAACCCAAGCTACATTCCCAATGTAGGTGAATGTGGAAAAGTTGTAAACCGAATCGGCACCTCGCATAGCCAGCCTACAAGCAAACCTTCATATAAGGTAAGGTAGCGCAGGATCTCTACACCGAAGTAACAACAGGCAAAACACCGACTAAGCCAGTAAAGTAATAAAAAGAGACTGTAATGCTTTGTAACAGGCTAGCTTATCTATAGTTGTTATTTCTACGGGCTTGGTTTAACCCTAGTTTTAATGGTCTGGCAAAAGATATCTACACTTTGTTGGTAACCACTACAGCTTTTTGAACAAGTCTTATGCACTTTTTGATACACACTCTCCTAGAGACTTAGTTGCTAAGTTAAATAGAGATAACCAAGTAGTACAGCTGCCACATTTTCCTAATTTAAAAATTGCCTGCGGCCACTTTAAAACTGGTGAAAGTAGCGAAATGTCCTTCATGCCAGCTCCACCGGGATGTGGAAAAGTTGACCTTGAAAAACACTTCTTAGCTCATGCTCGTGGTCACTCTATGAACGGTGGTAAATACCACGATCGCCTTAGAACGATACCTATTAGTGGCAAGAAATCCAGAGTATGAAGTAATGAGAGCCAATGAGGAGTTTGTGACGTTTGCGTGATTGAGAGAGGTGTAGGGACTCTCTGAGAACTAGCGCAGCGTAGATATGAGCTGTCAGCGTCAAAGAGGAGCTGGTTAACAGCCAGAGAGGCTTCTCTATCAACATAACGGGTGATAGGTTATAGGTTGAACTCTATGTAGATGGATTGTAAATTGATTTATTGATAAAAGCTTTGATTGTATTTCACAACTTTAGTAACTAGGACACGCAAACAAATGGATGGCTCAGCGTCACAACAACGCAACACAGTAAAAAAAGCTGCTTTATTTTCATTTAATAAGTTTGTTGCTTTTACTGTTTTTATAACCAGTATCGTTATTGGTGCTTATGCAACTGATCTTGTTGAGATAGTGAAGGCCTACGTGCTTTATTCTGGTAGTAGCTTGATTCGCTTTATACCAATTTTGGTGCTTAGTGTGGTGATGCTAAGTTATTTGTATTATCAATTTGAGCGAGCTGGACTAAGCACTTTTAGGAGATTCATAAAGTCAATTTCAACTGTGTTTGTATGCGCAACATTTTTTTCAGCAGGGATGTTTCTAAAAGATCCTTGGATATCACTTTCCATGTTCAACGATGAGTACGATGGCCCCGTCAAAACTTTTCAACACTACGCGGGGTTTGAAGTAAAGAAGGATAAATGTGAAAAGCGCGGTAAAAATCTTACTTGCTCCTTTTACGCTATTAATCTGCTTCCTCGTGATAATGCTTTTAGGATTAGAAATAAAAGTTATGCGATTGACCACAAAGATAGTCAAGCTAGATTACTTGCATACTATGTAGGTGAAAAGCGATATGGTAGTTATAACTCTGATTACTT is drawn from Pseudoalteromonas sp. NC201 and contains these coding sequences:
- a CDS encoding TonB-dependent receptor domain-containing protein, which produces MTNTPFKRGVLSALVLSALSPVAFADSVKAQPDMERIVVTATGFEQKIPEAPASISVITAEDIQAQSYTTLLDAVKYQEGVDIGTTRDKTGQGSVSMRGLTGEYTLLLIDGKRQNNHGDIYPNNFGGNAFNHIPPKSAIERIEVIRGPASTLYGADAMGGVINIITKKSVDEWTGSIDFGRSLQTNDQFGDDITTDFSIYGPLVKGLLNFSARGSIYERQASNPEFAPATDPNGELHHRELGFGSGGRTVDNTNTQLGATFVFTPNDNHTVTFDYDISNQEYDNTPNYDVESGKITYPLGTKDNIESIWQDRRGVVNPRAGYAADQEFDRSWWSLTHQGTFGDIETFVSLAFVDTDNNGRTMPLSVAERKLLQAMYDGSGKYADMEEAERKALAESTFLPRPKRTLNSNQYTLDARVDIPVDNLLGDHVFVVGGQWVDGELQDGVFGMESGVAQGVQEHQMYSLFVEDNWSLSDPLTVTVGVRHDNHDVFGSQLSPRLYGVYELSDDWTVKGGISTGYKTPQTTDLYNGITGFGGQGTSPFAGNPDLEPETSVNNEVALYWTHPTENHNFNITYFSTEFDDKIARGDTIKSCSATNGVKPCVNLGVYDELGYDTYSQKINIDKVEIQGIELAGRYQFTDAVSLYANYTWTDSEQKSGPQEGQPLTNTAEHMANATVNWQVTDEFSLTLNAEMRSDRYRGWDNNLDKAMYYKNYNLLHLGAKYTFNDNVTVFARINNLLDEDFTSYSTDYSDLNGDGKYEYLSGRGVVSEVVFSDDYNVKDKARNIWFGVNVTF
- the dgt gene encoding dGTPase, which codes for MHFKNKITNERSYNTGGSEASSLESDRGRIINSAALRRLQQKTQVFPLERNAAVRSRLTHSLEVQQNGRYIAKKIVDALVQQGRQDLLQYEDKNGQQVDLSECLVTLSEMACLMHDIGNPAFGHFGEAAINDWFKRYLSQHQQFAKSARAALRYGSKESKASDLAVLNQEMELLLDICSFEGNAQAIRVIHTLSRLNLTYSQCATVMKYTRCATTPKSTVAIDKSYLQKKAGYYFSESGFVSELCDKLQIQVGNRHPVTYIMEAADDIAYCLADMEDAVEKGIISVDELTGCLIEEYQNIAAGFGITDDKLLELMSKKLHYANDKASKHMANFDNEFFIWLRVGLLHPLAEHAKTRFIDNIDAIYEGSFNASLLEDNSHLHAIVKSLKTVAANKVFSNKEVEQLELQGYKITSSILNEYQRVLDLDADEFNAALNGDHDFAIESRLINRISKKYVAVYRETLAKLSDAEQDEPIFEFYYRCRLIQDFISGMTDQFAYDTYRALTALGTTSASL